A window of the Thermoleophilia bacterium SCSIO 60948 genome harbors these coding sequences:
- the purS gene encoding phosphoribosylformylglycinamidine synthase subunit PurS: MKVRVLIRPKQGILDPQGKAIERALPALGFSGIDDVRVGRIVELEADGPDAIPDLCEKLLANTLIEDYEIVELESSDAAAA, translated from the coding sequence ATGAAGGTGCGCGTGCTGATCCGTCCGAAACAGGGAATCCTCGACCCGCAGGGCAAGGCGATCGAGCGCGCGCTGCCGGCGCTCGGCTTCTCGGGGATCGACGACGTCCGCGTGGGACGGATAGTCGAGCTCGAGGCCGACGGCCCCGACGCGATCCCCGATCTGTGCGAGAAGCTGCTCGCCAACACGTTGATCGAGGACTACGAGATCGTCGAGCTCGAGAGCTCGGACGCGGCGGCCGCCTGA
- a CDS encoding sulfotransferase, whose product MADAAAHPEERTPAPFIVGVGRSGTTLLRLMLDAHPALAIPPETGFLPELRTASEEGRDSQAQLVDVIASHWRWGDYGLERDDVLERAERHREAGEKCVPAALRGFYEAYAAREGKPRWGDKTPAYVRRLRHIHHALPEARFIHIYRDGRDVSLSRVNTLALTDDVTMAKAARIWKRSIRRARRQGEKLGPELYTEVRYESLVADPEPELRRICEHVRLDFDPAMLDYHERSADRLAELDRDLPSRGAKPTRSAESRMAMHEAATRPPDEAMLGKWRREMSADDLATFERIAGEVLTELGYPLSDAG is encoded by the coding sequence TTGGCTGACGCGGCCGCACACCCCGAGGAGCGCACGCCGGCGCCGTTCATCGTCGGCGTCGGGCGCTCGGGCACGACGCTGCTGCGGCTGATGCTCGACGCCCATCCGGCACTCGCGATCCCGCCCGAGACCGGATTCCTGCCCGAGCTCCGGACCGCATCCGAGGAGGGGCGCGACTCGCAGGCGCAGCTCGTCGACGTGATCGCCTCGCACTGGCGCTGGGGGGACTACGGACTCGAGCGCGACGACGTCCTCGAGCGCGCCGAGCGCCACCGTGAGGCAGGCGAGAAGTGTGTGCCGGCGGCGCTGCGCGGGTTCTACGAGGCCTACGCGGCTCGCGAGGGGAAGCCGCGCTGGGGCGACAAGACGCCGGCGTACGTCCGCCGACTGCGCCACATCCACCACGCGCTCCCCGAGGCACGGTTCATCCACATCTACCGCGACGGTCGCGACGTCTCGCTCTCGCGGGTCAACACGCTGGCGCTGACCGACGACGTGACGATGGCCAAGGCGGCACGGATCTGGAAGCGCTCGATCCGTCGCGCCCGCCGCCAGGGCGAGAAGCTGGGTCCCGAGCTCTACACCGAGGTCCGCTACGAGTCGCTCGTCGCGGACCCGGAACCGGAGCTGCGGCGGATCTGCGAGCACGTGCGACTCGACTTCGACCCGGCGATGCTCGACTACCACGAGCGCTCGGCCGACCGCCTGGCCGAGCTCGACCGCGACCTGCCGAGCCGCGGCGCCAAGCCGACGCGGTCGGCCGAGAGCCGGATGGCGATGCACGAGGCCGCGACGCGCCCGCCCGACGAGGCGATGCTCGGCAAGTGGCGGCGCGAGATGTCGGCCGATGACCTGGCGACGTTCGAGCGGATCGCGGGCGAGGTCCTGACCGAGCTCGGCTACCCGCTGTCGGACGCGGGTTAG
- a CDS encoding phosphoribosylaminoimidazolesuccinocarboxamide synthase, with amino-acid sequence MLGLPVPEAWPQLVHRKLLDSGDDAKPPARSSPRVAYHTVTPSIEDLKLHSRGKVREMYEIEDDLLMVASDRISAYDVVMPTPIPGKGRLLTEMSLFWFDLLGDIVPNHLVSTDVPPEVEGRAVRVKRLGMYPVECVVRGYISGSGWKEYGETGEVCGIALPEGLRESDKLPEPIFTPATKAEVGEHDENIGFDRAAQIIGDHALMEELRRISIELYERAAQHALERGIILADTKFEFGSSPGAEIVLADEVLTPDSSRFWPVDDYEPGRGQRSFDKQPLRDWLSESGWDKSPPAPELPEDVVEDTRRRYQEAYDRISAARP; translated from the coding sequence ATGCTCGGTCTTCCAGTGCCAGAGGCCTGGCCTCAACTCGTCCATCGCAAGCTCCTAGATTCGGGTGACGACGCGAAGCCGCCGGCGCGGTCCTCGCCTAGAGTCGCCTACCACACCGTGACCCCATCAATCGAGGATCTCAAGCTCCACTCGCGCGGCAAGGTACGTGAGATGTACGAGATCGAGGACGACCTGTTGATGGTCGCCTCGGATCGCATCTCGGCCTACGACGTCGTCATGCCGACGCCGATCCCCGGCAAGGGCCGGTTGCTGACGGAGATGTCGCTCTTCTGGTTCGACCTGCTGGGCGACATCGTCCCGAACCACCTGGTCTCGACCGACGTACCGCCCGAGGTCGAGGGCCGCGCCGTGCGCGTCAAGCGGCTCGGGATGTACCCGGTCGAGTGCGTCGTGCGCGGCTACATCTCCGGTTCGGGCTGGAAGGAGTACGGCGAGACCGGCGAGGTCTGCGGGATCGCGCTGCCCGAGGGCCTGCGCGAGTCCGACAAGCTGCCCGAACCGATCTTCACCCCGGCGACGAAGGCCGAGGTCGGCGAGCACGACGAGAACATCGGTTTCGACCGCGCCGCGCAGATCATCGGCGACCACGCGTTGATGGAGGAACTGCGCCGGATCTCGATCGAGCTCTACGAGCGAGCCGCACAGCACGCGCTGGAGCGCGGGATCATCCTCGCCGACACGAAGTTCGAGTTCGGGTCTTCGCCCGGAGCCGAGATCGTGCTCGCCGACGAGGTCCTGACGCCCGACTCGTCGCGCTTCTGGCCGGTCGACGACTACGAGCCCGGCCGCGGCCAGCGCTCGTTCGACAAGCAGCCGCTGCGCGACTGGCTCTCGGAGTCGGGCTGGGACAAGTCTCCGCCCGCGCCCGAGCTGCCCGAGGATGTCGTCGAGGACACCCGGCGTCGCTACCAGGAGGCCTACGACCGGATCTCCGCCGCGCGGCCCTAG
- a CDS encoding methyltransferase domain-containing protein, protein MTGLSDAHAANRVRELALALPEATEQDHHGFPSFRVGGRIFATLRDPGRVNVMLDEDGIRTAIGDHPDLCEPVMWGEKLSAVAVDLERADTTLLADLLADAWEGKAPKRLADERAIDRMARRPFGAEAREVYGADGVHDFARRAILDALALGPGDRLIEVGCGGGLLLRDATRLGAVATGVDHSDEMVELARERAADARVERADAGDLPFEDGSFDAYAMSIVLMFVADGGRALTEARRVLAPGGRLAVYTSGPELRGTPALPEPLATRVHLREDDELEALALAAGFADCAVTDDDGAQLLTARVR, encoded by the coding sequence ATGACCGGTCTGAGTGACGCACATGCTGCGAACCGGGTCCGCGAACTGGCACTCGCGCTGCCCGAGGCGACCGAGCAGGACCACCACGGGTTCCCGTCGTTTCGGGTGGGGGGCAGGATCTTCGCGACGCTCCGCGACCCGGGACGGGTCAACGTGATGCTCGACGAGGACGGGATCCGGACCGCGATCGGCGACCACCCGGATCTCTGCGAGCCGGTGATGTGGGGAGAGAAGCTCTCGGCCGTGGCGGTCGACCTCGAGCGGGCCGACACGACGCTCCTCGCCGACCTTCTCGCCGACGCCTGGGAGGGCAAGGCGCCCAAGCGGCTCGCCGACGAGCGCGCGATCGACCGGATGGCGCGGCGGCCGTTCGGCGCCGAGGCGCGCGAGGTCTACGGCGCCGATGGCGTCCACGACTTCGCGCGGCGGGCGATCCTCGACGCGCTCGCGCTCGGACCCGGCGACCGGCTGATCGAGGTCGGCTGCGGGGGCGGCCTGCTGCTGCGCGACGCGACGCGACTCGGCGCCGTCGCGACGGGGGTCGACCACAGCGACGAGATGGTCGAGCTCGCCCGTGAGCGCGCCGCGGACGCGCGCGTCGAGCGTGCGGACGCCGGCGATCTGCCGTTCGAGGACGGCTCCTTCGACGCCTACGCGATGTCGATCGTCCTGATGTTCGTGGCCGACGGTGGCCGCGCGCTGACCGAGGCGCGGCGGGTCCTGGCGCCCGGCGGTCGGCTCGCCGTCTACACCTCCGGGCCGGAGCTACGAGGCACTCCCGCCCTCCCCGAACCGCTCGCCACCCGAGTCCACCTGCGCGAGGACGACGAGCTCGAGGCGCTGGCGCTCGCGGCAGGCTTCGCGGACTGCGCCGTGACCGACGACGACGGCGCGCAGCTGCTCACCGCCCGCGTTCGGTGA